The Deinobacterium chartae genome contains a region encoding:
- the fba gene encoding class II fructose-1,6-bisphosphate aldolase, protein MLVTGSDILVPARRNKYGVPSFNTNNLEITQAIIRTAEKLRSPVMVQISEGARKYAGTEDLANIVADLAHRASIPVAIHLDHGSSYESCLSAIRAGFTSVMIDASHHDFEENVRETRRVVEAAHAMGVSVEAELGRLGGIEEHIVVDEKDAFLTDPEEAVRFVEQTGVDYLAIAIGTSHGAYKGKGRPYIDHARIEKIGSLMPELPLVAHGSSGVPKEIVERFRAAGGEIGEAAGIADEDLERASKVGISKVNVDTDLRLAFATAVREVLQQSPKEFDPRKILGPARDLMSEIVAHKIRVLGSEGQA, encoded by the coding sequence ATGCTCGTTACCGGTTCGGACATCCTGGTCCCGGCACGCAGGAACAAGTACGGTGTGCCGTCTTTCAATACCAACAACCTCGAGATCACTCAGGCGATCATCCGCACCGCCGAGAAGCTGCGCAGCCCGGTGATGGTGCAGATTTCCGAGGGGGCCCGCAAGTACGCCGGCACCGAGGACCTCGCCAACATCGTGGCTGACTTGGCCCACCGTGCCAGCATCCCGGTCGCGATCCACCTCGATCACGGTTCTTCGTACGAGTCGTGCCTCTCGGCGATCCGCGCCGGCTTCACCTCGGTGATGATCGATGCCAGCCATCATGACTTCGAGGAGAACGTTCGCGAGACCCGCCGGGTCGTCGAGGCCGCGCACGCCATGGGCGTGAGCGTGGAGGCCGAACTGGGCCGCCTGGGCGGTATCGAGGAGCACATCGTCGTAGACGAGAAGGATGCCTTCCTGACCGATCCGGAAGAAGCGGTACGATTCGTGGAGCAGACCGGCGTGGACTACCTCGCCATCGCCATCGGCACCAGCCACGGCGCTTACAAGGGCAAGGGCCGTCCGTACATCGATCACGCCCGCATCGAGAAGATCGGTTCGCTGATGCCCGAACTGCCGCTGGTGGCTCACGGCTCGAGCGGTGTGCCCAAGGAGATCGTGGAGCGTTTCCGCGCGGCGGGTGGCGAGATCGGTGAGGCGGCAGGCATTGCCGACGAGGACCTCGAGCGCGCTTCGAAGGTCGGGATCTCCAAGGTCAACGTGGACACCGACTTGCGCCTGGCTTTTGCCACCGCCGTGCGCGAGGTGCTGCAGCAGAGCCCCAAGGAGTTCGACCCGCGCAAGATCCTCGGTCCGGCCCGAGACCTGATGAGCGAGATCGTGGCGCACAAGATCCGGGTGCTGGGCAGCGAAGGCCAGGCCTGA
- the gatB gene encoding Asp-tRNA(Asn)/Glu-tRNA(Gln) amidotransferase subunit GatB, with product MFEAVIGLEVHLHLRTRTKMFSACRTDYFGEGPNTFTDPLTLGLPGTLPTLNAEAVDLAIMFGLALNCDVLGFTQFHRKNYFYPDAPKNFQISQYDRPIARDGYVDLAGQRIRIKRAHLEDDAGKLVHPDGEAYSLIDLNRAGMPLIEMVTEPDIQSPEQARDFLQHIRAVAQALGVSDANPEEGKMRCDVNVSVRRPGEPLGTKVEVKNLNSFRSVQRALEYEIERQGKLLAAGGRITQDTLGWDDAAGRTYLMRTKEGEADYRYFPEPDLPPLNITPEWIERVRARMPEVPAQKEARYLELGIRAADAAALSQSVTLSRFLDAALSGYSGKAQTLVNWLMGDVAGWLAARELDIAASRLTPPHLVALVRLIDEGTISGKMAKDLLPEVMEGADPAALVRERGLAVVTDTAAIEAAIRTVMERNPEVVERVRAGNNPKAINALFGPIMKETGGSAKPELVRELLNRALGLG from the coding sequence ATGTTCGAAGCCGTCATCGGGCTCGAGGTTCACCTGCACCTGCGGACCCGCACCAAGATGTTCAGTGCTTGCCGTACCGACTACTTCGGAGAGGGCCCCAACACCTTCACCGACCCGTTGACGCTGGGCCTGCCCGGCACCCTCCCAACCCTCAACGCCGAGGCGGTGGACCTCGCCATCATGTTCGGCCTGGCGCTGAACTGCGACGTTTTGGGATTCACGCAGTTTCACCGTAAGAACTACTTCTACCCGGACGCGCCCAAGAACTTCCAGATCAGCCAGTACGATCGGCCCATCGCTCGGGACGGTTACGTAGACCTTGCCGGGCAGCGCATCCGCATCAAGCGAGCTCACCTCGAGGACGACGCGGGCAAGCTGGTTCACCCGGACGGCGAGGCGTATTCGCTGATCGACCTCAACCGGGCCGGGATGCCCCTGATCGAGATGGTCACCGAGCCCGACATCCAGAGTCCCGAGCAGGCGCGCGATTTCCTGCAGCACATCCGCGCGGTGGCGCAGGCACTGGGCGTTTCGGACGCCAACCCCGAAGAGGGCAAGATGCGCTGCGACGTGAACGTCTCGGTGCGCCGCCCGGGCGAGCCGCTGGGCACCAAGGTGGAGGTCAAGAACCTCAACTCGTTCCGCAGCGTGCAGCGTGCCCTCGAGTACGAGATCGAGCGCCAGGGCAAACTGCTGGCGGCGGGCGGGCGCATCACCCAGGACACCCTGGGCTGGGACGACGCCGCAGGCCGCACCTACCTGATGCGCACCAAAGAGGGCGAGGCCGATTACCGCTATTTCCCCGAGCCGGACCTGCCGCCGCTGAACATCACGCCCGAGTGGATCGAGCGGGTGCGGGCCCGCATGCCCGAGGTGCCAGCGCAGAAAGAGGCACGCTACCTGGAACTGGGCATCCGGGCGGCGGACGCGGCGGCACTCTCGCAGAGCGTCACGCTCAGCCGCTTTCTGGACGCGGCGCTGAGCGGCTACAGCGGCAAGGCCCAGACCCTGGTGAACTGGCTGATGGGCGACGTGGCCGGGTGGCTGGCCGCGCGCGAGCTGGACATCGCTGCCAGCCGCCTGACCCCGCCGCATCTGGTCGCGCTCGTGCGCCTGATCGACGAGGGAACGATCTCGGGCAAGATGGCCAAGGACCTGTTGCCCGAGGTGATGGAAGGCGCGGATCCGGCCGCCCTGGTCCGTGAGCGCGGCTTGGCGGTGGTGACCGATACGGCGGCGATCGAGGCCGCCATCCGTACGGTGATGGAACGCAACCCCGAGGTGGTCGAACGGGTGCGGGCAGGCAACAATCCCAAGGCGATCAACGCGCTGTTCGGCCCGATCATGAAAGAGACCGGCGGCAGCGCCAAACCGGAGCTGGTGCGCGAGTTGCTGAACCGGGCGCTGGGCCTCGGGTAA